From one Amaranthus tricolor cultivar Red isolate AtriRed21 chromosome 17, ASM2621246v1, whole genome shotgun sequence genomic stretch:
- the LOC130803813 gene encoding aspartic proteinase CDR1-like encodes MSIVLVFSILILLCPTQGALQKGFTTHLIHRDSPSSPLYNPSLNKWDRVREALHRSIYRTNRIICPLSSRLYPSDIQAKVISASGEYVMEMFVGTPPVKQFGIVDTGSDLIWTQCQPCIECYKQEIPIFNPRKSSSYKIQSCESKACHALDHKQAGCTKRQTCSYMYNYGDQSHTIGDVALETLSFNSTNQIEATSYPNIVFGCGHNNAGTFSEHGSGLIGLGGGPLSLVSQLKSTIGGRFSHCLIPFSNEDTNLTSKINFGSNAEVTGHGVVSTPLASQSSSTYYFLTLEAISVKTHKIPFSSYTKSSIFNNDYGTNEGNIIIDSGTTLTILPPDFYNDLTHALENAIKGSKVDDPTGTLDLCYKATEDIEFPDIIAHFKGANVELKPVNTFIKVADDVICLAAMPAEDMAILGNVAQGNFLVGYDTQQGTVSFKPLDCTKV; translated from the coding sequence ATGTCAattgttttagtttttagtATCTTAATCTTACTTTGTCCTACACAAGGTGCCCTTCAAAAAGGGTTCACAACCCATCTAATCCACCGTGATTCTCCTTCATCACCCTTGTACAATCCTTCCCTTAACAAATGGGATCGTGTTAGGGAAGCTCTCCACCGTTCGATTTATCGAACCAATCGTATTATTTGTCCATTATCCTCAAGGTTGTATCCTAGTGACATACAAGCCAAAGTGATTAGTGCTAGTGGTGAGTACGTTATGGAGATGTTTGTAGGGACACCTCCGGTAAAACAGTTCGGAATCGTTGATACTGGAAGCGATCTGATTTGGACTCAATGTCAACCTTGTATTGAGTGTTACAAACAAGAAATCCCTATCTTTAACCCTAGAAAATCTTCGTCTTACAAAATTCAATCTTGTGAGTCTAAGGCTTGTCATGCATTAGACCATAAACAAGCTGGATGTACCAAAAGACAAACATGTTCGTACATGTACAATTACGGCGACCAATCTCACACAATTGGTGATGTCGCATTGGAAACCTTATCTTTCAACTCCACAAATCAAATAGAAGCAACCTCATATCCAAACATCGTCTTTGGGTGTGGTCACAACAATGCTGGTACGTTCAGTGAACATGGGTCAGGTCTAATCGGGTTAGGAGGCGGACCTCTTTCACTAGTATCCCAACTAAAATCCACAATTGGTGGAAGATTCTCTCATTGTTTAATCCCATTCTCAAATGAAGACACTAATCTTACAagcaaaatcaattttggatCAAACGCTGAAGTAACGGGGCATGGTGTTGTGTCCACACCTCTAGCTAGCCAATCTTCGTCAACATATTATTTCCTTACCCTAGAGGCAATAAGTgttaaaacccacaaaatacCCTTCTCTAGTTACACCAAATCTAGTATCTTTAACAATGATTATGGTACTAATGAGGGTAATATAATCATTGATTCAGGAACAACATTAACAATTTTACCTCCAGATTTTTACAATGATTTAACGCACGCTTTAGAGAACGCGATTAAGGGATCGAAAGTTGATGATCCAACAGGGACATTAGATTTGTGTTACAAAGCAACAGAAGATATAGAATTTCCTGATATAATTGCACATTTTAAAGGGGCAAATGTAGAATTAAAACCAGTAAATACATTTATAAAAGTAGCAGACGATGTGATTTGCCTAGCAGCTATGCCAGCAGAAGATATGGCAATATTAGGGAATGTGGCTCAAGGCAATTTCTTGGTGGGGTATGATACTCAACAAGGGACTGTGTCTTTTAAGCCTCTTGACTGCACTAAGGTCTAA